In Halorubrum sp. PV6, a single window of DNA contains:
- a CDS encoding zinc-binding alcohol dehydrogenase, translated as MNVGAARAIEFSASREVDVVDVDPPAPDRGEVLVETTVSAVSAGTELLAYRGDLDPETAADEALEALSGDLSYPLRYGYSVVGTVAAVGDGVDPSWRGETVFGFNPHEGRFLASTEELQPVPDGIGPETAALFANTETAVNFALDGAPRIGERIAVFGQGVVGLLTTALLSRSPAADVVAVEPRADRRALADALGADATVDPSAVDASEALRDRTGGVDLAVEVSGRPETLETAVEATRFGGRVLVGSWYGTKRAEIGFGDHFHRGRVAVESSQVSTIAPELRGRWDADRRRETAWRELRRLQAEDRIADRLVTDRFDVEEAPAAYRRLADDAEPTVQVLFTY; from the coding sequence GTGAACGTGGGTGCCGCCCGCGCGATCGAGTTCTCGGCCTCTCGCGAGGTCGACGTGGTCGACGTCGACCCGCCGGCGCCCGACCGCGGCGAAGTCCTCGTCGAGACGACGGTGTCGGCCGTCAGCGCGGGGACGGAACTGCTCGCGTACCGCGGCGACCTCGACCCCGAGACCGCCGCCGACGAGGCGCTCGAAGCGCTCTCCGGCGATCTCTCGTACCCCCTCCGGTACGGCTACTCGGTGGTCGGGACCGTCGCCGCCGTCGGCGACGGCGTCGACCCCTCGTGGCGCGGCGAGACCGTGTTCGGTTTTAACCCCCACGAGGGCCGGTTTCTCGCCTCCACCGAGGAGTTACAGCCGGTCCCGGACGGGATCGGTCCCGAGACCGCGGCGCTTTTCGCCAACACCGAGACCGCGGTCAACTTCGCGCTCGACGGGGCGCCCCGGATCGGCGAGCGCATCGCCGTGTTCGGGCAGGGCGTCGTCGGCCTGCTGACGACCGCGCTCCTCTCGCGGTCGCCGGCGGCGGACGTCGTCGCCGTCGAGCCCAGAGCGGACCGCCGCGCCCTGGCCGACGCGCTCGGCGCCGACGCCACCGTCGATCCCTCGGCCGTCGACGCGAGCGAGGCGCTCCGCGATCGCACCGGCGGCGTCGACCTCGCGGTCGAGGTGAGCGGTCGCCCCGAGACGCTCGAAACCGCCGTGGAGGCGACCCGCTTCGGCGGCCGCGTCCTCGTCGGGTCGTGGTACGGGACGAAGCGCGCCGAGATCGGGTTCGGCGACCACTTCCACCGGGGGCGCGTGGCCGTCGAGAGCAGCCAGGTCTCGACCATCGCCCCCGAGCTTCGCGGCCGGTGGGACGCCGACCGCCGCCGCGAGACGGCCTGGCGCGAACTCCGCCGGCTCCAAGCCGAAGACCGCATCGCCGACCGGCTCGTGACCGACCGATTCGACGTCGAGGAGGCGCCCGCCGCGTACCGCCGGCTCGCTGACGACGCCGAACCGACCGTCCAGGTACTGTTCACCTACTAA
- a CDS encoding formyltransferase family protein: protein MTRELTEITVVGGDKTGLIARVTSLLFERGINIEDLDQAVREGVFRMTTRVDASEMETSRDELRRALAELSRELGVDIQVRFPSDRDARRIALLVTKETHAPEALLEAEANGDLVDDGEGAEIPVVIGNRGDLRSLAERYDKPFYDVGDGNGNTDEERLLDLLAEYEIDLIALARYMRILSPEVVFRYEGRIINVHPSLLPAFPGAEAYRQANDAGVRVAGVTAHYVTTDLDQGPVIAQRAFDVPAGAGVDEIKRRGQPLEADVLLDAVRLHLADAIAIHRGTVHVREDADVDAQLGLSDAAIDANPDEPVDGEPLSDSQTPTAGSD, encoded by the coding sequence ATGACCCGCGAACTAACCGAAATTACGGTCGTCGGAGGAGACAAGACCGGCCTCATCGCGCGAGTCACCTCCCTGCTGTTCGAGCGGGGAATCAACATCGAGGACCTCGACCAGGCGGTCCGCGAGGGCGTCTTCCGGATGACGACCCGCGTCGACGCCTCGGAGATGGAGACCTCGCGAGACGAACTCCGGCGCGCGCTCGCCGAACTCAGCCGCGAACTCGGCGTCGACATCCAGGTCCGGTTCCCGAGCGACCGCGACGCCCGCCGGATCGCGCTCCTCGTGACGAAGGAGACGCACGCGCCCGAGGCCCTCCTTGAGGCCGAGGCCAACGGCGACCTCGTCGACGACGGCGAGGGCGCCGAGATTCCGGTCGTGATCGGCAACCGCGGCGACCTCCGCTCGCTCGCGGAGCGCTACGACAAGCCCTTTTACGACGTCGGCGACGGCAACGGCAACACGGACGAAGAGCGCCTGCTCGACCTGCTGGCCGAGTACGAGATCGACCTCATCGCGTTAGCCCGCTACATGCGCATCCTCTCGCCGGAGGTCGTCTTCCGCTACGAGGGCCGGATCATCAACGTCCACCCCTCGCTTCTGCCGGCGTTCCCCGGCGCGGAGGCGTACCGACAGGCCAACGACGCCGGCGTCCGGGTCGCCGGCGTCACCGCCCACTACGTCACCACCGACCTCGATCAGGGGCCGGTGATCGCACAGCGCGCCTTCGACGTGCCCGCCGGCGCCGGCGTCGACGAGATCAAGCGTCGCGGACAACCGCTCGAAGCCGACGTGTTGCTCGACGCCGTCCGGCTCCACCTCGCGGACGCCATCGCGATCCACCGGGGGACGGTCCACGTGCGCGAGGACGCCGACGTGGACGCCCAACTGGGGCTCAGCGACGCCGCCATCGACGCGAACCCGGACGAGCCGGTCGACGGCGAGCCCTTATCAGACTCGCAGACGCCGACCGCCGGCAGCGACTGA
- a CDS encoding class I SAM-dependent methyltransferase: MTGEGGSEVDHATYLDAKRALDDRSLNRDVLDAFGAALPAEPTVLEVGAGTATMVERLVEWGVVDGGRWVAVDAHDAALAAGRDRLGDRVGDVAMTYRVADAFEFAAEAAEAGERFDAVVGCAFFDVVDAAPAVDALSAVAPVAYAPITYDGETTLAPADPADDAVLAAYHRHMRDRRPGGPDGAEALADAAAETVASGPSAWRIEPPYSPGDRTVLAHLLDTIESAVGEVGYDASDWAARRRAAMAADELAYRAANRDLLVRF; this comes from the coding sequence ATGACGGGCGAAGGCGGCTCGGAGGTGGACCACGCGACGTACCTCGACGCGAAGCGGGCATTGGACGACCGGTCGCTGAACCGCGACGTGCTCGACGCGTTCGGCGCCGCGCTCCCCGCCGAGCCGACCGTACTGGAGGTCGGCGCGGGCACGGCCACGATGGTCGAGCGGCTCGTCGAGTGGGGGGTCGTCGACGGCGGCCGGTGGGTCGCGGTCGACGCGCACGATGCGGCGCTCGCGGCCGGCCGCGACCGGCTCGGGGACCGGGTGGGCGACGTCGCGATGACGTACCGCGTCGCCGACGCGTTCGAGTTCGCGGCCGAGGCCGCCGAAGCGGGCGAGCGGTTCGACGCCGTCGTCGGCTGCGCGTTCTTCGACGTGGTCGACGCCGCCCCCGCGGTCGACGCGCTCTCCGCCGTCGCTCCCGTTGCGTACGCGCCGATCACGTACGACGGGGAGACGACGCTCGCGCCGGCGGACCCGGCCGACGACGCCGTGTTGGCGGCGTACCACCGACACATGCGAGACCGGCGTCCGGGCGGGCCGGACGGGGCGGAGGCGTTGGCGGACGCGGCCGCCGAGACGGTCGCGAGCGGGCCGTCGGCGTGGCGGATCGAGCCGCCGTACTCGCCCGGCGACCGGACCGTCCTCGCGCACCTCCTCGACACCATCGAGTCGGCGGTCGGCGAGGTCGGGTACGACGCGAGCGACTGGGCCGCGCGGCGCCGCGCGGCGATGGCGGCCGACGAACTCGCCTACCGCGCCGCGAACCGCGACCTCCTCGTCCGTTTTTAA
- the cmk gene encoding (d)CMP kinase, protein MSTPSASTERDIDRNLFITVSGPPGCGATTLVEELAATLDCGFVSGGELFREIAAERDMSLSQLIAKTGESEEIDRALDERLRRIAEKWGTANKAFVLESRLAGWIAGNRADMRIWLDAPDEVRADRTLDREEMTSEMQVREVIEEQRYQSYYGIDLSDRSIYDLAINTGRWDAESTLELALTAIENYDIEADEGAFDTPDFEI, encoded by the coding sequence ATGAGTACACCCTCGGCGTCGACGGAGCGCGATATCGACCGGAACCTCTTCATAACGGTCTCGGGGCCGCCGGGCTGCGGCGCGACGACGCTGGTGGAAGAGCTCGCGGCGACGCTCGACTGCGGCTTCGTCTCGGGCGGCGAACTGTTCCGCGAGATCGCCGCGGAGCGAGACATGAGCCTCTCACAGCTGATCGCGAAGACGGGCGAGTCCGAGGAGATCGACCGGGCGCTGGACGAGCGCCTCCGCCGGATCGCCGAGAAGTGGGGCACCGCGAACAAGGCGTTCGTGCTCGAATCGCGGCTCGCGGGCTGGATCGCCGGCAACCGCGCCGACATGCGGATCTGGCTCGACGCGCCCGACGAGGTGCGCGCCGACCGGACGCTCGACCGCGAGGAGATGACCTCCGAGATGCAGGTGCGCGAGGTGATCGAAGAGCAGCGCTACCAGTCGTACTACGGTATCGATCTCTCGGACCGGTCGATCTACGACCTGGCGATCAACACCGGCCGCTGGGACGCCGAGTCGACGCTGGAACTCGCCCTCACGGCCATCGAGAACTACGACATCGAGGCCGACGAGGGCGCGTTCGACACGCCCGACTTCGAAATCTGA
- a CDS encoding VOC family protein: MQARHIDHVNLRIPADGAADAREFYGERLGFDIEDDPYEAGEKPFFDVRLSPTAVIHCWPTADFEPPTATNYDHVAVGVEESADEIEAELAAAGVEIEKSLDEPLGATGESPAVYVRDPFGYRVEIKAGA; this comes from the coding sequence ATGCAGGCACGCCACATCGATCACGTCAACCTCCGGATCCCCGCGGACGGCGCCGCGGACGCCCGCGAGTTCTACGGTGAGCGACTCGGGTTCGACATCGAGGACGACCCGTACGAAGCCGGCGAGAAGCCCTTTTTCGACGTGCGGCTGTCGCCGACCGCCGTGATCCACTGCTGGCCGACCGCGGATTTCGAACCGCCGACGGCGACGAACTACGACCACGTCGCCGTCGGCGTCGAGGAGTCGGCCGACGAAATCGAGGCCGAGTTGGCGGCCGCCGGCGTGGAAATCGAGAAGTCGCTCGACGAACCGCTCGGCGCGACGGGGGAGTCGCCGGCGGTGTACGTTCGGGACCCGTTCGGGTACCGGGTTGAGATCAAGGCGGGAGCCTGA
- a CDS encoding CDP-alcohol phosphatidyltransferase family protein → MPSADAPDRADHSRLRRRFLGAVAAGALGLVALRPLFGGRWLLGAAPVGLYLAVYAGSNLTANRAPGAARARSTLGAANAITLFRGWLLAVLAGAPLGSAPNRWVPVALFCVAVSLDAVDGAVARRTRETVLGARLDAAVDALAVLVGGVVAVGGGALPAWYLVAGGVWYAYAGSLWLRKRAGEPTYELPPSRVRGPIGIAQFLVVAAGLAPGIGGRPLAAVAGVALAVLLASFVRDWAAATGRLGRDDPPIAPE, encoded by the coding sequence ATGCCGAGCGCCGACGCGCCCGACCGCGCCGACCATTCGCGCCTCCGACGGCGGTTTCTCGGAGCGGTCGCCGCCGGCGCGCTCGGCCTCGTCGCGCTCCGGCCGCTCTTCGGCGGGCGGTGGCTGCTCGGCGCGGCGCCGGTCGGCCTGTACCTGGCGGTGTACGCCGGAAGCAACCTGACTGCGAACCGGGCGCCGGGTGCCGCTCGCGCCCGCTCGACGCTCGGGGCCGCGAACGCCATCACGCTGTTCCGCGGGTGGCTCCTCGCCGTCCTCGCGGGAGCGCCGCTCGGGTCGGCGCCGAACCGGTGGGTGCCGGTCGCGCTGTTCTGCGTCGCCGTGTCGCTCGACGCGGTCGACGGGGCGGTCGCGAGGCGGACCCGCGAGACAGTCCTCGGCGCACGACTCGACGCGGCGGTCGACGCCCTCGCGGTCCTCGTCGGCGGGGTCGTCGCGGTCGGGGGCGGGGCGCTTCCGGCGTGGTACCTCGTCGCCGGCGGCGTCTGGTACGCCTACGCGGGGTCGCTGTGGCTCCGGAAGCGCGCCGGCGAACCGACCTACGAACTCCCGCCGAGCCGCGTCCGCGGACCGATCGGTATCGCGCAGTTTCTCGTCGTCGCCGCGGGGCTGGCTCCCGGTATCGGCGGCCGACCGCTCGCGGCGGTCGCGGGCGTCGCGCTGGCGGTCCTCCTCGCGAGTTTCGTCCGCGACTGGGCGGCCGCGACCGGGCGGTTGGGACGCGACGACCCGCCTATCGCTCCCGAGTGA
- a CDS encoding desampylase — MIELSRPTYDHIVAHARDGGALEVCGLLAGVRGGDGEPSVATEAYAAENVAETPQTRYAMDAEEQLELIERAEAAGLDVVGFYHSHPAGPTRPSQTDAERATWPGHSYVICALDGAPFVGSWRWRGADGFEQETVAVRGDREE, encoded by the coding sequence ATGATCGAACTCTCGCGGCCAACCTACGACCACATCGTCGCCCACGCCCGCGACGGCGGCGCGTTGGAGGTCTGCGGCCTCCTCGCCGGCGTCCGCGGGGGAGACGGCGAGCCGAGCGTGGCCACCGAAGCGTACGCGGCCGAGAACGTCGCCGAAACACCCCAAACGCGGTACGCGATGGACGCCGAAGAGCAGCTGGAGCTCATCGAGCGGGCGGAGGCCGCGGGCCTCGACGTGGTCGGGTTCTACCACTCACACCCGGCCGGTCCGACCCGCCCGAGCCAGACGGACGCCGAGCGAGCGACGTGGCCGGGGCACTCGTACGTGATCTGCGCGCTCGACGGCGCACCGTTCGTCGGGTCGTGGCGGTGGCGCGGAGCCGACGGGTTCGAACAGGAGACGGTCGCGGTGCGGGGCGACCGGGAGGAGTGA
- a CDS encoding glycosyltransferase family 4 protein, translating to MHVGLVVAGDIDSRSGGFYYDRRLRDRLRERGHEVTVCSLPWRSYARQLADSLRARRIAAQLDGVGADVLVEDGLAHPSLVAANRLLETPTVALVHMLASRAREGVARRVVRRIEGRFLAGVDAAIYNSTATREGAESLGGPQVGVVAPPAGDRFAPSPSGPEIRERAAAGPLRLVFLGNVVERKGLAALVAGLAGVERAPDRDVDWRLTVVGDTGVDPGYVERVRGLAAEAGIAGRIRFTGRLADDAVAARLREAHVLAVPSRYEPFGMAQLEAMGFGCVPLASTAGGTGEFVADGESGFLVPPDDADAVTDRIRRLDDRERLAEMAVAARRAYEAWPTWPETLDAAVDFLKGVPSR from the coding sequence ATGCACGTCGGCCTCGTCGTCGCCGGCGACATCGACAGCCGGTCGGGCGGGTTCTACTACGACCGGCGGCTTCGCGACCGCCTCCGCGAGCGCGGCCACGAGGTGACGGTGTGTTCGCTCCCGTGGCGGTCGTACGCGCGACAGCTCGCGGACTCGCTCCGAGCGCGCCGGATCGCGGCGCAGCTCGACGGGGTGGGCGCCGACGTGCTCGTCGAAGACGGGCTCGCGCACCCCTCGCTCGTCGCCGCGAACCGCCTCCTGGAGACTCCCACCGTGGCGCTCGTACACATGCTCGCCTCGCGGGCTCGCGAGGGCGTCGCTCGCCGCGTCGTCCGGCGGATCGAGGGCCGGTTCCTCGCCGGCGTCGACGCCGCGATATACAACTCGACGGCGACCCGCGAGGGGGCCGAGTCCCTCGGTGGGCCGCAAGTCGGCGTCGTCGCGCCGCCCGCGGGAGACCGCTTCGCGCCGTCGCCGTCGGGGCCGGAAATCCGCGAGCGCGCCGCCGCGGGGCCGCTCAGGCTCGTCTTCCTCGGCAACGTCGTCGAGCGAAAGGGGCTGGCCGCGCTCGTCGCGGGACTGGCCGGCGTCGAGCGGGCGCCGGACCGCGACGTGGACTGGCGGCTCACCGTCGTCGGGGACACCGGAGTCGATCCGGGGTACGTCGAGCGCGTCCGGGGACTGGCCGCCGAGGCGGGGATCGCCGGGCGGATCCGGTTCACCGGGCGGCTCGCGGACGACGCGGTCGCGGCGCGGCTCCGGGAGGCGCACGTCCTCGCCGTCCCCTCGCGCTACGAGCCGTTCGGCATGGCGCAGTTGGAGGCGATGGGGTTCGGCTGCGTCCCGCTCGCCTCGACCGCCGGCGGCACCGGCGAGTTCGTCGCCGACGGCGAGTCAGGCTTCCTCGTCCCCCCGGACGACGCGGACGCCGTCACGGACCGCATCCGCCGCCTCGACGACCGCGAGCGGCTGGCCGAGATGGCGGTCGCTGCCCGCCGCGCCTACGAGGCGTGGCCGACCTGGCCCGAGACGCTCGACGCGGCCGTCGACTTCTTAAAAGGGGTGCCGTCGCGATGA
- a CDS encoding 6-carboxytetrahydropterin synthase, protein MYALTVSEPFVAQHFLTVPSPPPEEAALHSHAFEAEVTFRGSTLGEYGYLLDIDVATARVAEAVDAYRDETLNDRLEGNPSVERLARALFDRLADIDAPAVEELTVAVHEDDTARVSYTGSLR, encoded by the coding sequence ATGTACGCGCTCACCGTCTCCGAACCGTTCGTCGCACAGCACTTCCTGACCGTCCCGAGCCCGCCGCCGGAGGAGGCGGCGCTCCACTCACACGCCTTCGAGGCCGAAGTGACCTTCCGCGGGTCGACGCTCGGCGAGTACGGCTACCTCCTCGACATCGACGTAGCGACCGCGCGGGTCGCCGAGGCGGTCGACGCGTACCGCGACGAGACGCTCAACGACCGGCTCGAAGGGAACCCGAGCGTCGAGCGGCTCGCGCGCGCCCTGTTCGACCGGCTCGCTGACATCGACGCCCCGGCGGTCGAGGAGCTGACCGTCGCCGTCCACGAGGACGACACGGCCCGCGTCTCCTACACCGGGTCGCTTCGGTGA
- the purS gene encoding phosphoribosylformylglycinamidine synthase subunit PurS, protein MTAYTATVTVRLKRGVLDPEAETTQQALERLGFELSDLRSADRFEVDLDAADADEAADRADEMAERLLANPTIHDYEVAVAER, encoded by the coding sequence ATGACGGCATACACCGCGACGGTGACGGTCCGCTTGAAGCGGGGCGTCCTCGACCCGGAGGCCGAGACGACACAGCAGGCGCTCGAACGCCTCGGGTTCGAGCTGTCCGACCTCCGGTCGGCCGACCGATTCGAGGTCGACCTCGACGCCGCCGACGCCGACGAGGCAGCCGACCGCGCCGACGAGATGGCCGAGCGGCTGCTCGCGAACCCGACCATCCACGACTACGAGGTCGCGGTCGCGGAGCGATGA
- the purQ gene encoding phosphoribosylformylglycinamidine synthase I codes for MTVAVVQFGGSNCDRDAVRALDHLGVDAERVWHEDGLPDDADGIVLPGGFSYGDYLRAGAMAARDPILQAVRDAAAEGVPVLGVCNGAQIGSESGLAPGAFTTNASARFQCEPVHLRVERADTPWTAAYGEGAVIEVPIAHGEGRFEISEAAHADLVADDRVLFRYCDADGAVTDEANPNGSTDNIAGVLGERDSVAVLMPHPERATLPDLGRSTDGAGILRAFA; via the coding sequence GTGACGGTCGCCGTCGTCCAGTTCGGCGGCTCGAACTGCGACCGCGACGCGGTCCGCGCGCTCGACCACCTCGGCGTCGACGCGGAGCGCGTCTGGCACGAGGACGGCCTCCCGGACGACGCCGACGGCATCGTCCTCCCCGGCGGCTTCTCGTACGGCGACTACCTGCGAGCCGGTGCGATGGCCGCCCGCGATCCGATACTGCAAGCGGTCAGAGACGCGGCCGCGGAGGGCGTCCCGGTACTCGGCGTCTGTAACGGCGCCCAGATCGGCTCGGAATCCGGCCTCGCGCCCGGCGCGTTCACCACCAACGCCTCCGCGCGCTTCCAGTGTGAGCCCGTTCACCTGCGCGTCGAGCGCGCCGACACGCCGTGGACCGCCGCCTACGGCGAGGGCGCGGTCATCGAGGTCCCCATCGCGCACGGCGAGGGGCGCTTCGAGATCAGCGAGGCGGCCCACGCCGACCTCGTCGCCGACGACCGCGTCCTCTTCCGCTACTGCGACGCCGACGGCGCGGTCACCGACGAAGCCAACCCCAACGGCTCGACCGACAACATCGCCGGCGTCCTCGGCGAGCGCGACTCGGTCGCCGTGTTAATGCCCCACCCCGAGCGCGCGACGCTTCCCGACCTCGGCCGCAGCACCGACGGCGCGGGGATCCTGCGGGCGTTCGCCTGA
- the ilvD gene encoding dihydroxy-acid dehydratase, with product MSDQQPRSEGDGSRRRDDADRFAGEKDESLRSRDVTEGADKAPHRAMFRAMGFDDEDLSSPIIGVPNPAADITPCNVHLDDVADAAIEGVDGAGGMPIEFGTITISDAISMGTEGMKASLISREVIADSVELVSFGERMDALVTVAGCDKNLPGMLMAAIRTDLPSVFLYGGSIMPGQHDGRDVTIVQVFEGVGAYAEGDMSGEELDELERHACPGAGSCGGMFTANTMASIAEALGMAPLGSASAPAEDPERYEVAERAGELAMDCIENDRRPSDILSRKSFENAIALQTAIGGSTNAVLHLLALAAEADVDLAIEDFDEISRRTPKIANLQPGGTRVMNDLHELGGVPVVLRRLLEADLLHGDAMTVTGRTLADEVAELEANGTLPPESETEADFLYPVEDPKEAEGAIKILKGNLAPEGAVLKVTGDDAFYHEGPARVFENEEDAMEYVQSGAIDSGDVIVIRNEGPTGGPGMREMLGVTAAVVGAGHEEDVALLTDGRFSGGTRGPMIGHVAPEAADGGPIGLIEDGDHVTVDIPERDLTVDLTEDELAERREAWEAPEPQYAGGVLAKYARDFAGASDGAVTNPRLTRDL from the coding sequence ATGAGCGACCAGCAGCCGCGGTCGGAGGGAGACGGCTCCCGACGCCGCGACGACGCGGACCGGTTCGCGGGCGAGAAAGACGAGAGCCTGCGGAGCAGAGACGTGACGGAGGGGGCGGACAAGGCCCCGCACCGCGCGATGTTCCGAGCGATGGGGTTCGACGACGAGGACCTGTCTTCGCCCATCATCGGCGTCCCGAACCCGGCGGCCGACATCACGCCGTGTAACGTCCACCTCGACGACGTGGCGGACGCCGCCATCGAGGGCGTCGACGGCGCGGGCGGGATGCCGATCGAGTTCGGCACGATCACCATCTCCGACGCCATCTCGATGGGGACCGAGGGGATGAAAGCGAGCCTCATCTCCCGTGAAGTGATCGCCGACAGCGTCGAGCTCGTCTCCTTCGGCGAGCGGATGGACGCGCTGGTGACGGTCGCGGGCTGCGATAAGAACCTCCCCGGTATGCTGATGGCCGCGATCCGCACCGACCTCCCCTCGGTGTTCCTCTACGGCGGTTCGATCATGCCCGGCCAGCACGACGGTCGCGACGTGACCATCGTGCAGGTGTTCGAGGGCGTCGGCGCCTACGCCGAGGGCGACATGAGCGGCGAGGAGCTCGACGAGTTGGAGCGCCACGCCTGCCCCGGCGCGGGCTCCTGTGGCGGGATGTTCACGGCGAACACGATGGCCTCCATCGCCGAGGCGCTCGGGATGGCCCCGCTCGGCTCCGCCTCCGCGCCCGCCGAGGACCCGGAGCGCTACGAGGTCGCCGAGCGCGCCGGCGAACTCGCCATGGACTGCATCGAGAACGACCGCCGTCCCTCGGATATCCTCTCGCGGAAGTCGTTCGAGAACGCGATCGCACTGCAGACCGCCATCGGCGGCTCCACGAACGCGGTCCTCCACCTGCTCGCGCTGGCCGCCGAGGCCGACGTGGATCTTGCGATCGAGGACTTCGACGAGATTTCGCGGCGCACCCCGAAGATCGCGAACCTCCAGCCCGGCGGCACCCGCGTCATGAACGACCTCCACGAACTCGGCGGGGTTCCGGTGGTCCTCCGACGGCTCTTGGAGGCCGACCTGCTCCACGGCGACGCGATGACCGTCACCGGTCGTACCCTCGCCGATGAGGTGGCGGAACTGGAAGCGAACGGCACGCTCCCGCCGGAATCGGAGACCGAGGCGGACTTCCTCTACCCCGTCGAGGACCCGAAGGAGGCGGAGGGCGCGATCAAGATTCTCAAAGGCAATCTCGCGCCCGAGGGCGCCGTGCTGAAGGTGACCGGCGACGACGCCTTCTACCACGAGGGGCCGGCGCGCGTGTTCGAAAACGAGGAGGACGCGATGGAGTACGTCCAGTCGGGCGCCATCGACTCCGGCGACGTGATCGTGATCCGCAACGAGGGACCGACCGGCGGCCCCGGCATGCGCGAGATGCTCGGCGTCACCGCCGCCGTCGTCGGCGCGGGCCACGAGGAGGACGTGGCGCTGCTCACCGACGGTCGGTTCTCGGGCGGCACGCGCGGCCCGATGATCGGCCACGTCGCGCCGGAGGCCGCAGACGGCGGCCCGATCGGGCTCATCGAGGACGGCGACCACGTCACGGTCGACATCCCCGAGCGCGACCTGACCGTCGACCTCACCGAAGACGAACTCGCCGAGCGGCGCGAGGCGTGGGAGGCGCCGGAACCGCAGTACGCGGGCGGCGTCCTCGCGAAGTACGCCCGCGACTTCGCCGGCGCGTCCGACGGCGCCGTGACGAACCCGCGGCTGACCCGCGATTTATAA
- a CDS encoding YihY/virulence factor BrkB family protein, translating to MQTHRRRGEELLRAVVHEVRVEKLTFVAGSIAYHAFISILPLILLVVTLLQQTQNTALQDSIIGLMQAVLTAEASALIQQGLSEADASVSLLGAAFLVWGALRIFRGMDTAFSDIYETEAENTFADQLSDGLVLLATVTLSIVAASVIGSRLPATGAGVGGTAFRTLTTVVGLFVVFYPMYYIFPDTDVSAREVLPGAAFAAVGVATAQVVFTLFKSGATGGNLVASILVLLTWLYIIGLLLLVGAAINAVFSNRSSDVDVDPVFGGVPRWSRADDGAVDRAELVERLEAVVAEVAETDAGVVIEFDDGVCVELGTPHTASVGRTSGVFGLDRAVSLTLHWWAKESANAERE from the coding sequence ATGCAAACCCACCGAAGGCGGGGGGAGGAACTCCTCCGCGCGGTCGTCCACGAGGTCCGCGTCGAGAAGCTCACGTTCGTCGCCGGATCCATCGCGTACCACGCGTTCATCTCGATTCTCCCGCTCATCTTGCTGGTCGTGACCCTGCTACAGCAGACGCAAAACACCGCGTTACAGGACTCCATCATCGGACTCATGCAGGCGGTGCTCACGGCCGAGGCGAGCGCGCTCATCCAGCAGGGGCTCTCCGAGGCGGATGCGTCCGTCTCACTGCTCGGCGCGGCGTTCCTCGTCTGGGGCGCCCTGCGGATCTTCCGCGGGATGGACACCGCGTTCTCGGACATCTACGAGACGGAGGCGGAGAACACGTTCGCCGACCAGCTCAGCGACGGACTGGTGTTGCTCGCGACGGTGACGCTCTCGATAGTCGCCGCGAGCGTGATCGGGAGCCGCCTTCCCGCGACCGGGGCGGGCGTCGGCGGGACGGCCTTCCGAACCCTCACGACCGTCGTCGGGCTGTTCGTCGTCTTCTATCCGATGTACTACATTTTCCCGGACACCGACGTCTCCGCGCGGGAGGTCCTCCCCGGCGCGGCGTTCGCGGCCGTCGGCGTCGCGACCGCTCAGGTCGTGTTCACGCTCTTTAAGAGCGGCGCGACCGGCGGCAACCTCGTCGCGAGCATCCTCGTCTTGTTGACCTGGCTGTACATCATCGGCCTGCTGTTGTTGGTCGGCGCGGCGATCAACGCGGTGTTCTCGAACCGCTCCAGCGACGTCGACGTGGACCCCGTGTTCGGCGGGGTTCCCCGGTGGTCGCGGGCCGACGACGGCGCCGTAGATCGGGCCGAACTCGTCGAACGGCTGGAGGCGGTCGTCGCGGAAGTCGCCGAGACGGACGCCGGCGTCGTGATCGAGTTCGACGACGGCGTGTGCGTCGAACTGGGGACGCCACACACGGCGAGCGTCGGCCGGACGTCCGGCGTCTTCGGCCTCGACCGGGCCGTCAGCCTCACGCTCCACTGGTGGGCAAAGGAGTCGGCGAACGCGGAACGCGAGTAG